Part of the Triticum aestivum cultivar Chinese Spring chromosome 4D, IWGSC CS RefSeq v2.1, whole genome shotgun sequence genome is shown below.
AACGGGTGGTTGACGTGCAGGTGTCGACCGTCAGGGAGAGCAGATCGGACGACAGGAGGTTCTCCGTCTTCTCGGGGACCAAGAGGCTGCACCTGCGGGCCGAGACGCGGGAGGACAGGGCCGCGTGGCTCGAGGCGCTGCGCGCCACCAAGGAGATGTTCCCGAGGATGTCCACCAGCGAGATGGTGGGGCCGGGGGACACCGCGGCCGCCGCGGCGGTCTCCACCGAGCGCCTGAAGAAGCGCCTGCAGCAGGAAGGGGTCAGCGATGCTGCCATTGCTGATAGCGAGAGGATCGTGCGGGAGGAGTTCGAGGCGCTGCACAAGCAGCTTGTGCTTCTCAAGCAGAAGCAGGCGCTACTCCTTGACACGCTCCGCCATCTAGAGGTATTCACAATTATCTCACCTTGCTTCGAGCAGAACTTGATTGTGCATGGGAGTAGGAAATTTTGGTTTCCGCTGCATGGTGTGATATTGTTCCATTCTCTACATGGTTTTTAATTAATGAAGAAACAAGTACAGAGCTACTGACGTACATTGAGGCACAGAAGAATTTTGCCGTTCTGCGTACACCAATTGACATGAGTGTACATCGAAACTGATTTTGAATACTGGCTGTCACCATGGGTCGTGCTGTACTTACATTTCTTTGAGCTTTCTGCCACTGTTGTTTTATTGAGTTAGTACTTGCATTTCTTTGAACTCTTCTGCCACTGCTGTTTTATTGAGTTTGTCAGATGCTGCAGTCTGTTTATTAGATCCGTATCAGGTGGAAACCTATATTGAGTGTTAAGTTCATGGAAGGTGGGAACTATGTGCTGAGGTTTTGGTAAATTGTGAAGAAACCTGTAGATGTTGGTGATTTCTGCAGACAAACCATTATTCATGCATGTTTACCCATTTTTGTGTATTTCAAATGTGTCCATCCTGAGAATTTTGAAAACTAGAATATGTTTTGGCACTTTATTTCGGTTTCCACCTTATATATTCCTTTAAGGTTATGTTGTGTTGAAGCATACACATACCATGTGCATGCAAACACCGGAGCGCCTCCTAGCACACATGTTTTTGGAGGAATCAGTGAGAAGCAAAGGTAGATGGGAATGGAGAACAGGTGAAAATAATGCCGTAGTCAGAACAGTTTTAATAGAATTGGTGCTGCATTGGTTTAGAATTCAGTGAGTAATATTTTTTCTTGTCTGTTGGGTATTATTCTCGATTCACCTTGTCAGGTATTGGTGGGAAATATATTATAATGAATAGTAAATTGCCCTTTCTGCCACCTAATTTCAACGATAACCATGCCAATCACCAGTGTTTAGTTTTCTTTGCACTTAACACAATGTAAATGTTGCACTTTGCACCAGGCGACATCTTGTTGCCATCTCTTCTTGACCTCTTAACAGACGAAAACAGTAGGTTCCTGTCCGGTTGGGTTGAGACCTGCTGCAATGTGAAATGGTGTTAGGTGCAAAGATATCCAAACCTTACTGTTTTGTGCAACTTGGGTTAAATTAGGCCGGGAACATGTGCAATTTTACTCAATATTAAATGTATTAAAGTTTTCTAGATGGCTTGTTACTGTGGTTAGATGTACTCTGCTGCTCATATGTGCATTTCTGCTTGTATTTATTTTAATGCGATTTAGCAAGATCAACTTTCATTGTGCGACTCCCTCTGGCTCCTTCCCATGCTAGATCCCAAGTACATGTTAAAAATCATATGTCAGACAATTATGAACAtgagatacctctcctacaatgGACATGAGTAGGGAGTCAGTCAGGCTGGTTAGAAAATTAAGGACGTATGCTAGAAAAACAATCCattgttgttgttgctgcagaAATAATGGAATATAGCTAGCTCTGATTATCTATTGTTCTCCTTTGTTTGTGTTACATGTAGAACATTTTTGCCATTTGATAGATCAGACATTCTAAGCTTTCTTCCCCTTGACACTCTTCCAACGCATTGATTTGTAAGACTATGTATTCTGATTTTTCCCTTGTAATTTTAGATACATCAATGGATTTCATATTATAGATGTTCTCATCTTACATTGTTCCTGATTGCAATTTTATATATTCTGATGTTTCCTAATTAATTTTAGATCTATTCAATTTTTTTAGTATCGATGTTCTCATTTGACAATGTATTCTGTTTTGTTGCCTTGCTGTAGACAGAAAAGGTCGATTTGGAGAATACCCTTGTTGATGAGAGCCAAAGACAGTCGAAAGAGTATGGATCTGCTTCCAGACCAAGGAATGAGAAGCTTAGTGGTATGACATATTGACAGTTAGTGTAAATCTTACTGCTACGCATGCTATTGCTATACGTGCGTTCTGAAATATCTTCTGATAATTTGTTGGTAAAATTATCGACCATTATGATTCATCCCTGCTTTTATGAAGGAAATTTTTGATTTATGCTGGTGAATTACTCCACACACATATACCATCTAAAATAGCTGTAACTCTAGAATGTCAGACAAAATTGTGGTGGTTTGGTTCAAAATGAGCATTGCTGATTGGTTGGCCAAAGTGTAACCAAACTATATACATGCATGAGCAGATGGACATCATATTTACTAGGGCTGTGTTCGGTTCATGGGATACTTTGAGTGCCTATGGGTATCCCAAATGGTTAGAGATAGCGATCTATCTTTTGGTTCGAGGGATGAGGGGCGGATAGGTTGACCATTCAATCAGCATGGTCCGTTTGAAAACTGTTTGATATGTGATAACCATTTTTTAGTTGTAAAATAGTAACTTGTAGTTCCGTTAGCAACAGTTTTGGAGATCAGTCTAGATCTTTTCCTTCTCTCCCTTTTCCTTCATGATTTCTTCATTTGCTGTTCTTAGATATCAATTTTCCGAGGTCTTGAATGCACATATTGGTTTTCTCTTTTATGGAGTCCTCGGTGTTCCTTCCAAACTCTCTTTGGATTATATCATGAATGTCGATTCAATATTTGATTTACTTTTGTCGACAACTTAAATTATCGTTCCTCTTTTTTCAGAAGGAAGTGGTAGCGAATCTGATGATTACAATGAACCACAAGATCCTGCTGAAGAGGAGACTGACGATGAAGAGAACATATATTTTGATACAACTGATTTCCTTTCGTCTAGTTCTTTTAAAAGCAGTGGATCTGATTTCCAAAGATCTGAAGCTGGTTCAGATGATGAGGATGACTACCCGATGGATGGAATTGATCCTTCTATGAAGTCTGTTGGAATTAATTATCCGTATGTGAGAAGGCGTAAGAAGCTACCAGATCCAGTTGAGAAAGAGAAGGGTGTTAGTTTGTGGTCAATGATCAAGGACAACATAGGAAAGGATCTTACCAAAGTCTGTCTGCCTGTTTACTTCAATGAACCTCTTTCATCATTACAAAAATGTTTCGAGGATCTTGAGTATTCCTACCTTATTGATCGTGCATATGAATGGGGCAAAAGGGTATGTCTTCTTCCTCACTATTCTCAGCATGTCAAGGGAAGTGCGTGACTTTCCCTTTCATACTAAAACTTAAGTAGCTTAACCTGAAACTTAAGTAGCTTAGAGGTGGTTTCTTTCGATTTTGCATTGTGTCATCTACTCCTCTCCAGGTTCTTGTTATCTCCTGCTTTGCAGTTGTAGCATATATCCAATCTTAGTTTTGGTTAGTACCAAAGAGGATATCAATGTACTGATGTGATTACTCCTGTTTTTGTCCTACATATTACACCTTTATGGAATGTCTTCCATTTTGCTCTAAACTCATTTGAGTGCATTCTAAATCCGCCTCTAACACTTCTTGGTGTCATTATGTTTAACCTCTCCACCATTTTGTTTCTTTGCAAAGATGTCAGAACTTCTCTGTGTGCATGTTATCTGTAGTAGTGGCAAGAACTAACTTGTGATTGAACATGTTTATTTGCTTATTTCTACCGTGAGATGAACCACATTTATGCATCTTACATCTCTATGTTGAATACTCAGGGGGATAGTCTGATGAGGATTCTAAGCGTTGCAGCATTTGCTGTTTCTGGTTATGCCTCTACGGATGGAAGGAGTTGTAAGCCCTTCAACCCTCTTCTTGGGGAGACCTATGAAGCAGATTATCCAGACAAAGGTCTTCGTTTTTTCTCAGAAAAGGTATGTTTATGAACCTTTAGAAATCCAGTAATATGAATAACAGGTTCCTACTGTTGGTTAGCATAGTCCACTGTTTATTCTCCTAACTTATTTCTTACATTCTGCTTGTGTAACTTAACACCTTAAACTTCTCCATGGACTAGTTTGAATCTTCTTTAAGAACAGCCTGCTGCAATACTGCTGCAGTGCTCCATGTAGTCGTTACTTTGGATTTTCTACTCCGTACCTATTGAATCACCAAATGGCCTTTCTTTTGTAGACTTAACAGATACTTGAGGCCCCTACAGATTTTCTTCAAGTTTAGTTTGTCTGCTTCTGCATGTTGATTTATATAAAAATATTCAATACCACTTGCCAGGTTAGTCATCATCCAATGGTTGTTGCATGCCACTGTGAGGGAAATGGCTGGAGGTTTTGGGCAGATAGCAACCTGAAGAGCAAGTTCTGGGGTCGCTCCATTCAACTTGATCCTGTTGGTGTGTTAACACTGGAGTTTGATGATGGTGAAGTTTTCCAGTGGAGCAAGGTATtattacctactccctccgtccgcgaataagtgtacatctagcttttttCCTAAGTCAAAGATTTAgaattttgaccaactttatagaaaagagTAGTAGCATATATGATatcaaattgatatattatgaaagtacatttcaaaacgaatctagtggtactaatttagtgccataaatgctgctacgttttcctataaaattggtcaaagttttaaaactttgacttaggacaaaagctagatgtacacttattcgcggacggagggagtagttaccaAGAAATGGTTAACTCTATGAAATGATTAACTCTGAAATGACTAACTGAAAATATGCTATCACAGGTGACCACTTCCATTTACAATCTCATATTGGGTAAACTGTATTGTGATCACTATGGTACTATGCGCATACAAGGTAATCGTGAATATTCATGTAAGCTGAAGTTCAAGGAGCAGTCAATTATTGATCGCAACCCTCATCAGGTATTTAATAAATTGCCTGTATACTAGATGTATTTTGAATGCTTGTTCTTCTGATTTCTCCTTTTACTTCCTAACTTAGCAGTTTGTTTGTCACTAAGATGATGCTTTTCCGTGCATATTAGTTAAAGCAAGTGATGCATCTGTGCCTTTTGGCAAGACGTATTTTTTAACAATTTATATAGATTCATTTGAAAGCATAATGGGCCATTTTGACCTATACTGCTCTGAATAGTTTGATCATATTCCAACTTAAGCCTTTTGGGCAGTGAAGCCTCATACAGAGGGTGGGCTTTTATCTAGAAATGGGGCTGAAATGTTATTTGTACCACCTGAATAAAACAGCGAGAATCGAAAGCATAAAGCTCATTGACTCCCAATCCAGAAATGTTTTGACTCATCCTACCAGCCAAAGGTAGGACACTTAATTTCCCCTTGCCATTTCCATCCTTAATTTGACCTGCCAAACACCAACTGAAGGAAGAATACTCCCGCAGAACTGCTGTTAGCTTTGTTGAGTTGTGGAGCCTGAAAGGTGTGGCTTATATCAAGGATGCCGAAGCACATTACCACTCATTGATCATTTGGTAGTTTGTTTTTCCTTGTTCGTAATTTAATCTGTCAGAAATAAGTTTCCATCTATTTAAGATGGCATCCCTGAAATAGGGGAGGTTGTGTCCATGGTTCAAGCATGAATGAACTTCTAAAAGTAACCCAAATCTGTCTATATTTCTCCCCCAGCACCCCTCCTCATGAAGCCTTCAACGCTTGATTACTTTCCTCACTTAGGTATTTGCTTTAATTGAATTATTGTTCTGTTGCTTCAGAACAAGGTTCATCAGCTGAACAATATGTTTTCTTACGAAACACTTCACACACATCCATCTGAATAATGTGAACATGACAAATTAATTGCTTCAGCCAAAAAAAACTCTCATCACACGGCTTTTTAGAAGACCAGTTATAAGTTGTTCTGAATTTCTTTATTCATTCTCCAGACTATGTATATTTTCTCTCTTTATTTGTGTGAGTACCTTAACTTTCCGATAGTGCAAACATCTTAGTCTAACTTAGCATAGTTGTACTGATGTATGTGCAGGTCCAAGGTGTTATTCAGGACCGAAGTGGTCGAACTGTTGCTACACTCTTTGGTAAATGGGATGAAAGCATGCACTACGTGATGGGTGATTGCTTTGGAAAAGGCAAAGGATCTGAGAATTTTTCAGAGGCCCATTTGTTGTGGAAAAGGAGTAAACCACCAAAGTTTCCCACTCGATACAATTTCACTAGCTTTGCGATCACATTAAATGAACTTACCCCTGGATTGAAGGTGAGGGTGTTAGCTTTGCAGCAAGCTTCACTTTAACATCGTACTGATATATGTGTGGACTTACACTAATGATTGATTATTGAATATACCCAACCTATATGCAGGAAAAACTGCCACCAACAGACTCAAGATTGCGACCGGACCAGAGGTGCCTAGAGAATGGTGAATATGAAAGAGCAAATGCTGAGAAGTTGAGGCTTGAGCAGAGACAACGGCAGGTTAGTCAACTTAACCCTTCACATTCCTTATTTTCATTAACTCTATGCCTTGCTTACATTTGATTTGTCTTGAACAAACTTTTGGATTGGCTGAATTACATACCACCTCTGGCCGATTCACATGCTTGTAAGCGCAATACAATATCTGAAATGAACCATGGCCTGATGTGTCACATGCTTGTAAGCGCAATACAATATCTATTAAAATGAACCATGGCCTGATGTGTCACATGCTTGTAAGTGCAATACAATATCTATTAAAATGAACCATGGCCTGAAGTTGCGAGGTCTGAATGAGATTACCAGTATGCTGGATTCATATGGCTGCGAATATAAACTTACATACAGTTACCTAGTGGGATCGAAATAAACCTATACGCCATGTTGTGCACAGAAACTCTGGGCTGTTAGGTCCTGGTTGGGTTTTGCCACCTGTTTCATACTCTACAATAAATTCGAAGCATTCCCTTGGTAACAGCAGGCCAGATGCTGGTTCGCTCTCTGTTATGCTACCATGTATTAAAAAAGTTTGGTTTAttcgctccagtattttttattccctctgtatcaaaatataagatgttttttgacactatcaTAGTGTCTTATATTTtcatacggagggagtatttaataaGTTTGTTTTGTATTCAATAATTTTGTAGTGAAGTCTTTTTTTAGTGGATAATTGTGTTCTGATGCACCACATTGGACTCCATTCTGATGCGCCAACTATCTGTAAAATGAGCATCACAGGCTTTCAGCTGTTTATGTGTGAAAAATCAGAAGACATGAACTAGGCACAAACAACCGTAGTATAATGTGACTTGATAAGTTTGATTTACTCACTTCAATAATTTTGGATTTAATATGCTCAGTTTGATCATTCAATAGTTTTGGAGTGGTATAACTCTGATACACCATACTGGACTTCTACAGATCTGAAAATAACAATCACTTCAACTCATTTGGATTATTCATATGATAATAGGCTCGAAAAGTTCTTCATGTATCATTATAGAGACATGATATGGTACCCAACTATACTGCAGGCACGGAAGATGCAGGAGAGTGGGTGGAAACCTCGGTGGTTTGCGAAGGATAAAGGTAGCGACACATACCGCTACCTCGGTGGTTACTGGGAATCCAGAGAAAAGAGCAGCTGGGACGGCTGCCCTGACATTTTCGGACAACTTCCAAACGATCTAATGATCACTGACTAGGTTCAAGTAGGTTACAGGTCTTCTGGTTCTctgtttttcttcttgtttttggaTCCGTTGGTTCCAATTTTAGTGGTTTATAGTAGAGCAATTAAATGCCTTTCCACCTGTAAGCAAAGGCTGGCCTTCAGATACATTGTTTTAACGTACATAATAAGAGTGTCGTTCGTCCAAAAGGTCACTCTGAATCAAATGTTCTCTTGTGGGGATTTCACTCGCACAAGTTCAGAGTGGTGTTATATAGGCATTTGTGTATATTTGAATATGTAATGTGCATTGAAGCGCTAAAGAATGTTAAAGCATGCATACTGATGGCGTGCCATCTATGGCATCGAGATGAAGTTTCATTTACCTTTTGTTTGCTGATGTATCTGTCTTGCTTAGCAGTTACTCCCTCTGTtttgaattacttgtcttagatttgtctagatacggatgtatctagcactaaaatgaatCTAGGTACGGATGTAACTAGATAAATCCAAGACaaataattcggaacggagggagtagcactcaAGAAAACAACATTCACCTTCAAAGCAtttttttccttccggggtggatCACACAAGTTTGCCCCTGAAGTATGTGGCGTATTTCTTCACGTTGTTTGCCAGCCAACTTCTGTGCAGCTGCAACTATTACAGGGTTTTGGAAGTTGTCTTGGCCGAAACAGCCTGCGCCTCTTCTCCGATGATTGATCGATAGCTACCGAAAAGTGAGCAGCATCACTACAAGATTTTGAACATTTACCTCTTGTTTTGAGTTTTTTTTTATAAACACTTCTTTTTTTGAGCTAGATCTTTTTGTTTTGTAGAAATTTATACATCACCAAAAGAAAAGAAACGGGCACAGCCCAAACCAAAGATATATACTGGGTTAGTAGCACGGGCCTATTGTGGGCTCAAGGGCGTCTGCGTGCCGCGTCAAACAACAACTCTCGTGGACTGCTCCATCCCCGCTAGCCCAAAATCACGCAGGCGTCTCCTCCCCGGGGAATAaaaagggcgactcgcagctccacAGTCCGAGAAACCGCACGCCCCTTTCCCACCCCGCCGCCGTTAGCCCCCCTTGCCAACTGGCAAGCTTCTAACAATGCGTCCGCCGTATGATAAGATGGATCCCATCGATCCTTGCCTTCTCAGCTTCCTCAGCCACCATGGCATCGACGGCGCCTTCGAGATCCTGTCTTCCCCCGGCGATCCGGCAGCGGAGGAGACGAAGGATGCCTTCCAGAAGGTGGCTCCAATCTCTCTTCTCCTCCAGCACGGTTTCTTCTTTGAATTGACTGCCTGCGTCCTCGACCGAGTATATATCCATGTTCGTGTTACGGGACGTGAGAAATACGTTCACCATGAGACGGTTTGAGTTCTGCTCCACTAACATCTGTTCAGATCGTCAGTGATTTCTGTAGAACGCCTCGGGCCGTGGACGTGGAAGGCATGGCAGATGGAAACACAGGGAAAGTGGTAACAACTAAACATCATCTCCATCCATCCATATGCCGTTGGCTGAATGCGGTAATATGTTACCGCTAATCTCTTCTCCGTGCTTACATTAATCAATAGTGTGATAATATTGATGTCCATTCAGCTCCTTGGCGGTGAAGAGAAACCTAGCGCCATGAAAAGAGAGCACGGGCCTGCTGAAGGCGAGCAGGATCCAAAGAAGCCAAGAACAGCAGAAGGCTCATGCATGTGACCAGGTGTGATCATTTGAGTAAATTGCAGTCTGTACTACGACGACTGAATTTGCGCGTCTTCAGACAGAGGCAACTAGTGTGATCATTTGAGCGTGATTGAGGCCTCATTTTTGGATGTACCACTTTTATGTCATGCACAATCTTTCGACTGAATTTTCTTTATACACATATAAATTCAGTGTGATCGAAGCCTCATTTTTGGATGTACCACTTTTGAATTTTGCACATCTTCAGAGGCAACTGGTGTGATCGTTCGAGTAAATTGCAGTCCGTACTATGATAAATCGAGTTGCGCGTCTCTTTCCTCATACTAAAGATGCACTGTCATATCCTTAAATCTTCTCCATCACTATTATTAAGTGGTATTATGCAAGGAGATGAGACCCGGTACAGTGAGATGCAAATCAGCAAGACGGGATCGATAGCCTACAAAAACATCAACAAATAAAACCAATATTGAACAAGGTCCACATTGACCGAGAAGCAAAAGTAGTGGTCCCACCACTTTCCGGTACATCTTAGGGTGGAGATTTTTCTTCACAGTTCTTGTTTGATCACAAGGATGTGTATAAAGCAATAGCATGGCATATGCATAACAAAAGTATAACACACCTATAGCATATTAACATGGCATATCAAACATATCTAAATAAAAGCGTAGCCACCACATGTAATAAAACTCCCCTGCAAAAATATATATAGTAAAACCGACAGATAAATCGAATGCAACATAAAGCATGGtcatcaaatatttcagaaaacTCGGATGCAAAGTTCAGAGGCATATGTTAGGTGGTTGGCTTGCCTTAGGCAGAAGAGTATCGATGAATGGTGCGAGGAACACAAGGATGGGGGCTATCGATAATATTCTGCTCTGGAAAAGGCTGAAAATGAAACTGGACATGGGTGCCAAATTTATGTCATGCAAACTGAATAAAAGTGGTACTGAAAGATTGTGCTCTCCAAGAGAAACACATAGGACTGGAATCACCTCAACCGGAATTACAGTTGAAGAGTTATATGGCTTTGAAGTTTCAAGGGCAAAACTAAAAAACTGACTTCTCTCTTTGAACCAGACGGACACGTACCAGGCATGAATACATTTCTTTGCGGGAGAAACATAAATGAGATGAATTACGCTAATGAAAATATAACCAGAGGGGTGTTGTGCTGTGGGCGAAAACTTGCTAGATGGGCTTGCTAACCATTGGATAGGGCGACGAATAACAACTGGGTCATGGGCTGAAGCTGGGCTGGCTTGAAGGAGAGGATGGGTCGACAATTAGGCCCGGCGCGATTAAGTGGCTGATGTCCAGGCCCAGGGCCttggagaggctgacggtgggcATGGGTCAACGCGGTTTGACCGGTATTTGTCGTTTCCTCCCGCGAAAATCCGGCGAGAACAGATGGATTCTCTGACGAGGGCTATCGGGACCATTCACGACGATCTTGATATCCACGAGCTCAGCAAGATGCTGCACATCCCATTGTGTAGTCGTTGGTCGGCGGGGAGGTTGGGATCATCGACGATTTTGGCTTGCTCTCCTGCTTCTAGTGAACGGCATCGACTCGCATAGCATCCAATCGAAATTTATGTATGAGGAGAGGAATCAAGTTGCGTTGTATTGATCGAATCGGGCAAAACAATGGTAGGGCTTCCGCGAACGAATGTGAGCAAAAAAGAGGGGTATGGATAGCGTACCTTTGGAGGGAGCTGTCTGatgaatagagagagagagagctccgaGTGCAAAGGGAGGCTAGAGAGGGCTTAAATATGTTGTGCGAGGAGCTCTGCACTAATTGCATACGCGAAGCTCAGGTGACTTCGTGTGGAGTGACTGGGAGCTAAGGGGGGAGGGGGGGGTGATCGGGCTCTAGAGGGTTCGTGCGTCGCTCGCAACTGGGGACTGGGTTGGGGGTAGCTGCCTCAGAGGGGCTAGCTAGGCTAGGCATGCGTGTGATGACAAGTCGTCGGGCGCGGGGGACGGGGCTCATTGCCCTATCACCATGCAATATAGGCGCTCTGGATTGCTAATGCTTTTCAAACATAAGCTTGCATGTCAACATAATAGATATTTGGCATCCGTTGTATGGGAGATTGCTAATGGTCTTCTTTCTAGCGGGATAATTTGGGATGGTGATCATTGTGTAAAAATATCATACATAATGGATCAGAGTAAAATACAGTTCCTTCACAAAGTGTCTTTTATGATAGAAAGGGCTTTTGGATGCTCTGCCCAAAATTGGAGCAAGGTTGGTTCATTACTTTGTGTCCCTAGGCATCATTAGAGTGTATATgaattatttaataatttttgaagCGATAGAAAAGGTAGTTGCATTGAAAGGGTTGTCAAATAGGCATTTCCTAAAATAGCAAAATAATATTTTTACTAACTCTAATGGAGTCAAGAATTTTACTAGATGACAAAGGGGCACAAACGTCCACctagtttcataatttttggaggcaGTGAAAATATACTTTGATTTTTATGAGCCAATAATTGACACAAAAGGTATATTGAATAAATAGAAATATTGCATAATGACATAACAATAGTTTTTTTTAGAAATGGGCTTTATACACGTCATAGAAGCTATGGTAAAAATTGAAGAATCATAGGTGCAAAGAAAGAAATAAGTTTCCTACAATGGACAATAAATGAATGAACATTTTAATATTTTGGGTCACAAGTGTCATAAGGAAGGTTCAAGGTTCCAGGCGATAGAGTTTGCAAAGTTACCAAGTTCATTCATC
Proteins encoded:
- the LOC123099453 gene encoding uncharacterized protein isoform X2 — protein: MRPPYDKMDPIDPCLLSFLSHHGIDGAFEILSSPGDPAAEETKDAFQKIVSDFCRTPRAVDVEGMADGNTGKVLLGGEEKPSAMKREHGPAEGEQDPKKPRTAEGSCM
- the LOC123095826 gene encoding oxysterol-binding protein-related protein 1C isoform X2, encoding MHPFCCVPPVPVSPASSAAAAAAAASAPPAVAGLPPAMPPPPPPPPQPARCCSSSSAAGERRARVAGVGVGGGPSSPPDGVRLNEIVGGGISGVLYKWVNYGRGWRPRWFALSDGVLSYYKIHGPDRIDLSRDTDRGAKVIGEDSLRRLARPSATPSSSSSASAPHSNGHGHGHGHHHTPRKPLGEIHLKVSTVRESRSDDRRFSVFSGTKRLHLRAETREDRAAWLEALRATKEMFPRMSTSEMVGPGDTAAAAAVSTERLKKRLQQEGVSDAAIADSERIVREEFEALHKQLVLLKQKQALLLDTLRHLETEKVDLENTLVDESQRQSKEYGSASRPRNEKLSEGSGSESDDYNEPQDPAEEETDDEENIYFDTTDFLSSSSFKSSGSDFQRSEAGSDDEDDYPMDGIDPSMKSVGINYPYVRRRKKLPDPVEKEKGVSLWSMIKDNIGKDLTKVCLPVYFNEPLSSLQKCFEDLEYSYLIDRAYEWGKRGDSLMRILSVAAFAVSGYASTDGRSCKPFNPLLGETYEADYPDKGLRFFSEKVSHHPMVVACHCEGNGWRFWADSNLKSKFWGRSIQLDPVGVLTLEFDDGEVFQWSKVTTSIYNLILGKLYCDHYGTMRIQGNREYSCKLKFKEQSIIDRNPHQLY
- the LOC123095826 gene encoding oxysterol-binding protein-related protein 1C isoform X1, with product MHPFCCVPPVPVSPASSAAAAAAAASAPPAVAGLPPAMPPPPPPPPQPARCCSSSSAAGERRARVAGVGVGGGPSSPPDGVRLNEIVGGGISGVLYKWVNYGRGWRPRWFALSDGVLSYYKIHGPDRIDLSRDTDRGAKVIGEDSLRRLARPSATPSSSSSASAPHSNGHGHGHGHHHTPRKPLGEIHLKVSTVRESRSDDRRFSVFSGTKRLHLRAETREDRAAWLEALRATKEMFPRMSTSEMVGPGDTAAAAAVSTERLKKRLQQEGVSDAAIADSERIVREEFEALHKQLVLLKQKQALLLDTLRHLETEKVDLENTLVDESQRQSKEYGSASRPRNEKLSEGSGSESDDYNEPQDPAEEETDDEENIYFDTTDFLSSSSFKSSGSDFQRSEAGSDDEDDYPMDGIDPSMKSVGINYPYVRRRKKLPDPVEKEKGVSLWSMIKDNIGKDLTKVCLPVYFNEPLSSLQKCFEDLEYSYLIDRAYEWGKRGDSLMRILSVAAFAVSGYASTDGRSCKPFNPLLGETYEADYPDKGLRFFSEKVSHHPMVVACHCEGNGWRFWADSNLKSKFWGRSIQLDPVGVLTLEFDDGEVFQWSKVTTSIYNLILGKLYCDHYGTMRIQGNREYSCKLKFKEQSIIDRNPHQVQGVIQDRSGRTVATLFGKWDESMHYVMGDCFGKGKGSENFSEAHLLWKRSKPPKFPTRYNFTSFAITLNELTPGLKEKLPPTDSRLRPDQRCLENGEYERANAEKLRLEQRQRQARKMQESGWKPRWFAKDKGSDTYRYLGGYWESREKSSWDGCPDIFGQLPNDLMITD
- the LOC123099453 gene encoding uncharacterized protein isoform X1: MRPPYDKMDPIDPCLLSFLSHHGIDGAFEILSSPGDPAAEETKDAFQKIVSDFCRTPRAVDVEGMADGNTGKVVTTKHHLHPSICRWLNALLGGEEKPSAMKREHGPAEGEQDPKKPRTAEGSCM